A region from the Helcococcus ovis genome encodes:
- a CDS encoding DUF192 domain-containing protein: MIVNVYSNTKKLEGPIFLADSFFSRFKGLMLKKSIKDEEGIFFEKVNRIHTCFMRFTIDVIYFDENYKVLYIEEVKPWKIGSKVKGAHHLLELNSGMGKYFRIGEFVKIER, encoded by the coding sequence ATGATAGTTAATGTTTACAGCAATACTAAAAAATTAGAAGGTCCTATATTTTTAGCTGATAGTTTCTTTTCAAGATTTAAGGGTTTGATGTTGAAAAAAAGTATCAAAGATGAAGAAGGAATATTTTTTGAAAAAGTTAATAGAATTCATACATGTTTTATGAGATTTACAATAGATGTTATTTATTTTGACGAAAATTATAAAGTTTTATATATAGAAGAGGTGAAACCTTGGAAAATCGGTTCCAAGGTAAAAGGAGCTCATCATTTATTAGAATTGAATAGTGGAATGGGAAAATATTTTAGAATAGGTGAGTTTGTAAAGATTGAGAGATAA
- a CDS encoding AAA family ATPase, with the protein MAIKVLLVGEKIDELEKISKKLVDDSFEIVGASMDLSNISDEIFQNNPDVVIMSCSDLSWVFRACQKIYLLHPSVVTVMVSDEKSYDIVKKSIDAGATAYISLSEPVDKFNEELKKVYFNEKSRRKMIVDNSSLKRNAEIITVFGTKGGMGKTALAVNLAVELSKKKAKVAFLDLDLMFGDAHTYLGLEAKETIVELLQERKIPTIDSIRSYFVSHSSGLQLLCAPSSPEYSDSVSGVLIEPIINALRTHFDYIVIDTNVGFSDLNVLILEESSTILYFTGLDISILNNSKKGLMYMNSINVSEKVKLVIGKSIKGDITKEDVENIMNKPVFASISEDYEESVKALNEGVPIVTSNSKLQVAKDIIEIADSFNSSEVKEDEESKNSIFSKLNFSKFKFGGKK; encoded by the coding sequence GAAATTGTAGGAGCATCGATGGATTTATCAAATATTTCAGATGAAATATTTCAAAATAATCCTGATGTAGTTATAATGTCCTGCTCAGATTTGAGTTGGGTATTTAGAGCATGTCAAAAAATTTATCTTTTACACCCAAGTGTTGTAACAGTAATGGTATCAGATGAAAAATCATACGACATTGTAAAAAAATCTATTGATGCAGGTGCGACAGCTTACATTTCATTATCGGAACCGGTTGACAAATTTAATGAAGAGTTAAAGAAAGTTTATTTCAATGAAAAATCAAGAAGAAAAATGATAGTTGATAATTCATCATTAAAAAGAAATGCAGAGATAATAACCGTATTCGGTACTAAAGGTGGTATGGGTAAAACAGCCCTAGCTGTAAATTTAGCAGTTGAATTATCTAAGAAAAAAGCTAAAGTTGCGTTTTTAGATTTGGATTTAATGTTTGGTGATGCCCACACTTATTTAGGATTGGAAGCTAAGGAAACTATCGTAGAGTTGTTACAGGAAAGAAAGATACCTACTATTGACAGTATTAGAAGCTATTTTGTATCCCATTCATCAGGATTACAATTGCTATGTGCACCGTCAAGTCCGGAATATTCCGATTCAGTTTCCGGAGTATTGATTGAACCTATAATCAACGCATTGAGAACACATTTTGATTATATCGTAATTGATACAAATGTAGGATTCTCCGATTTAAATGTTTTAATTTTAGAAGAGTCAAGTACCATCCTATACTTTACAGGATTAGATATTTCGATATTAAATAATTCTAAAAAAGGTTTAATGTACATGAATTCAATAAATGTTAGTGAAAAAGTTAAACTTGTAATCGGTAAGTCAATCAAGGGCGATATTACAAAAGAAGACGTAGAAAATATAATGAACAAACCGGTGTTTGCTTCTATTAGTGAAGATTATGAAGAATCTGTAAAAGCCTTAAATGAAGGTGTGCCTATAGTAACATCAAATTCAAAATTACAAGTTGCTAAAGATATAATTGAAATCGCCGATTCATTTAACAGTTCAGAAGTAAAAGAAGATGAAGAAAGCAAAAACTCGATATTTTCAAAGTTGAATTTTAGTAAATTTAAATTTGGAGGTAAGAAATAA
- a CDS encoding CpaF family protein, which produces MPSLQERLEQARRVSKSDVNSLRRLNSNTQDIYLDEYVDFKNNVHKEILSRITLGSIINADDKQEILENIKDISDLLGENIPNTIRKKLIEQIYDETIGLGPLEVLLKDDSISEIMVNGPDQIYVERKGKLELTPIKFRDNNHVLNIIDRIISPIGRRCDESTPMVDARLQDGSRVNAIIPPVSLVGPSITIRKFSKTPLSIADLIKYNSLSYQMASFLEACVIGKANIMVFGGTGSGKTTLLNTLSGFIPENERIVTIEDAAELQLKQPHTITLESRPENVEGTGAITIRDLVKNSLRMRPDRIVVGEVRAGEALDMLQAMNTGHDGSLTTAHANTTRDLLSRLETMVLMAGMGLPSRAIREQISSAFHIIVHQSRLRDGSRKIMKISEILGMESDTIILQDIFVFNQDGYDTNGNIKGKFVSTGIRPKILERLADEGVVINDDWFKV; this is translated from the coding sequence ATGCCTTCATTACAAGAAAGATTAGAACAAGCCAGAAGAGTTTCAAAATCTGATGTTAATAGCTTAAGAAGATTAAATAGCAATACTCAGGATATTTATCTTGATGAATATGTTGATTTTAAAAATAATGTTCATAAAGAGATTTTATCAAGAATCACACTTGGAAGTATTATAAATGCTGATGACAAGCAAGAAATTCTTGAAAATATTAAAGATATATCGGATCTTTTGGGAGAAAATATACCAAATACAATTAGAAAAAAATTAATAGAACAAATTTATGATGAAACAATCGGACTTGGACCATTGGAAGTATTATTAAAGGATGATTCAATTTCTGAAATAATGGTTAATGGACCGGATCAAATTTATGTAGAAAGAAAAGGTAAGCTTGAGCTTACTCCTATAAAATTTAGAGATAATAATCACGTATTAAATATTATAGATAGAATTATCTCCCCAATCGGTAGAAGATGTGATGAAAGCACACCGATGGTAGATGCCAGACTACAGGATGGTTCTCGTGTGAATGCGATAATTCCTCCGGTATCATTGGTAGGACCTTCAATTACTATAAGAAAGTTTTCAAAGACACCATTGTCAATTGCCGATTTAATAAAATACAATTCTCTTTCATATCAAATGGCTTCATTTTTGGAAGCTTGCGTTATAGGGAAGGCAAACATCATGGTATTTGGTGGTACAGGTAGTGGTAAGACAACATTGTTAAATACTTTATCCGGTTTCATTCCTGAAAATGAACGTATAGTTACAATAGAAGATGCTGCCGAATTACAATTGAAGCAGCCACATACTATAACATTGGAAAGTAGACCTGAAAATGTAGAAGGTACAGGTGCTATTACGATTCGTGATTTAGTAAAAAACTCACTTCGTATGAGACCCGACAGAATTGTTGTAGGGGAAGTACGTGCAGGGGAGGCATTAGACATGCTTCAGGCTATGAATACAGGACACGACGGGTCATTGACAACTGCCCACGCAAATACAACAAGAGATTTATTAAGCCGTTTGGAAACAATGGTACTTATGGCTGGTATGGGACTTCCATCAAGAGCCATCAGAGAGCAAATTTCATCTGCATTTCACATTATAGTTCATCAATCAAGATTGAGAGACGGTAGTAGAAAGATAATGAAAATCTCCGAAATTTTAGGTATGGAATCCGATACGATTATCTTACAGGATATATTTGTATTTAATCAAGACGGTTACGATACAAATGGTAATATTAAAGGAAAATTTGTATCAACAGGAATTAGACCTAAAATTTTAGAAAGACTTGCTGATGAAGGAGTAGTAATTAACGATGATTGGTTTAAAGTATAG
- a CDS encoding MATE family efflux transporter, with protein MKDKLYYKRALQMAWPSVLESFFLAMAALIDTMMVATLGSYAIASVGLTNQPKFIAYAIFFAINTAVSALIARRKGQNDRKGANRVFITAISISIILCILITIVTIYFSNDLMIFAGSNSDTHIPAKTYFDIIIAGMFFNIIAMCINAAQRGTGNTKIAFSTNLTSSIINVIFNFLLINGNFGFPKLGIKGAAYATVLGSLVACFMSISSIFKIISFVNVKYIIKHKIKPKIDAAKSIFNLSISLFIENIFMRIGFLATAITAAKLGTAPFAAHNAAMGLLSVSFSFGDGMQVAAVALSGNALGKEDKNLAFKFGHICQRIGFAISIILSIILFIFSREIMMNFFKEENIIQMGIMTIRFIMIILILQISQIIYGGCLRAGGDVKYTLITSIISVTIIRTGATILFTSVLGLGLMGIWIGITFDQLSRYILLRHRFKQGKWVDIKI; from the coding sequence ATGAAAGATAAATTGTACTACAAGAGAGCATTACAAATGGCATGGCCTTCTGTTTTAGAAAGTTTTTTCCTAGCAATGGCAGCTCTAATAGATACCATGATGGTTGCAACTCTTGGAAGTTATGCGATTGCTTCAGTAGGCTTAACAAATCAACCCAAATTTATAGCATATGCTATATTTTTCGCGATAAATACAGCAGTATCTGCTTTAATAGCCAGAAGAAAAGGTCAAAATGATAGAAAAGGTGCAAATAGAGTTTTCATAACAGCAATCTCTATAAGCATTATCTTGTGTATACTTATAACAATTGTTACGATTTATTTTTCAAATGATTTAATGATTTTCGCAGGAAGCAATTCCGACACACATATCCCGGCTAAAACTTATTTTGACATAATAATTGCCGGCATGTTTTTTAACATTATCGCAATGTGTATAAATGCAGCCCAAAGAGGTACAGGAAATACAAAAATAGCATTTTCAACAAATCTTACATCATCAATAATTAATGTGATTTTTAATTTTCTATTGATAAATGGTAATTTTGGATTTCCAAAATTAGGCATAAAAGGTGCAGCTTATGCAACAGTATTAGGCTCATTAGTCGCATGCTTCATGAGTATTTCCTCTATTTTTAAAATTATAAGTTTTGTAAATGTTAAATATATTATAAAGCATAAAATTAAACCAAAAATTGACGCTGCTAAATCAATTTTTAATTTAAGTATAAGTTTATTTATTGAAAACATATTTATGAGAATAGGTTTCTTAGCTACAGCAATCACAGCTGCCAAATTAGGTACTGCACCATTTGCAGCACACAACGCAGCTATGGGCTTATTATCAGTAAGCTTCTCATTTGGTGACGGAATGCAAGTTGCAGCAGTTGCACTATCAGGCAACGCATTAGGAAAAGAAGATAAAAATCTGGCATTCAAATTCGGCCATATATGTCAAAGAATCGGTTTTGCAATATCCATTATTTTATCAATAATACTATTTATTTTTTCACGAGAAATAATGATGAACTTTTTTAAAGAAGAAAATATAATTCAAATGGGCATAATGACCATCAGATTTATCATGATCATTCTTATTTTACAAATTTCTCAAATAATTTATGGCGGATGCCTAAGAGCAGGCGGAGATGTAAAATATACACTTATAACATCAATAATATCTGTTACTATAATTAGAACAGGTGCAACAATACTATTTACTTCTGTATTAGGCCTTGGCTTAATGGGAATTTGGATAGGTATAACATTCGACCAACTTTCAAGATACATCCTTTTAAGACACAGATTTAAGCAAGGTAAATGGGTAGATATTAAAATCTAG
- a CDS encoding type II secretion system F family protein, giving the protein MNLFNLIIMFLMGLSLYFIIVALFNGRDSKKAFLKKRLAKISSLNNKADASKNKKSILSFILVSNDFKKDLRASGIKLKAEEYVAIWVAFTVLPILLHSLLNGFSVISVIFGILGFFVVPFWTKISKKKRKQAFNNQLNDALMIIANSLRSGFTFRHAIARVSEDLPDPIGEELKRVIREVNYGVNLEKSLRELAEKMESRELDMVTSAVSIQQRSGGNLAEILDKVSKTISDRINMKKKIRALTAQGRVGGIVIAMIPPFIALALSFINPQYLSPFFNTAGGIAILIFSVIWEILGFIVINKMVDIEY; this is encoded by the coding sequence ATGAATTTATTTAATTTAATAATAATGTTTTTAATGGGATTATCCTTATATTTTATCATTGTTGCTTTATTTAACGGTAGGGACTCAAAAAAAGCTTTCCTAAAAAAAAGATTAGCAAAAATTTCAAGTTTGAACAATAAGGCAGATGCATCAAAAAACAAAAAAAGCATACTTTCGTTTATATTAGTTTCAAATGATTTCAAAAAAGATTTGAGAGCTTCAGGTATTAAGCTAAAAGCGGAAGAGTATGTTGCTATATGGGTTGCATTTACTGTTTTACCGATTTTACTACATTCATTATTAAATGGATTTAGTGTAATTTCCGTAATATTTGGAATTTTAGGTTTTTTTGTAGTACCATTTTGGACAAAAATTTCTAAAAAGAAGAGAAAACAGGCGTTTAACAATCAACTTAATGATGCTTTGATGATTATCGCCAACTCTTTGAGAAGTGGTTTTACCTTTAGACATGCTATAGCAAGAGTTTCAGAAGATTTGCCTGATCCTATAGGAGAAGAATTAAAAAGAGTTATAAGAGAAGTTAACTATGGGGTAAATTTAGAAAAATCTCTTAGAGAATTAGCGGAAAAAATGGAAAGTAGAGAGCTTGACATGGTTACATCTGCCGTTTCTATCCAACAAAGATCAGGTGGTAACCTTGCTGAAATTTTAGATAAAGTATCTAAGACAATTTCAGATAGAATTAATATGAAGAAAAAAATAAGAGCTCTTACAGCTCAAGGTAGAGTAGGTGGAATTGTTATAGCAATGATACCTCCATTCATCGCTTTGGCATTAAGTTTTATAAATCCGCAGTATTTGAGTCCGTTTTTTAATACCGCAGGAGGAATAGCAATTTTGATATTTTCAGTAATTTGGGAAATTTTAGGATTTATTGTTATTAATAAAATGGTAGATATAGAATATTAG
- a CDS encoding type II secretion system F family protein produces the protein MLYIIVFLMGVLAYSLVIILLGKKSYRTQMLKDRIDKYRKVSVDRKDDFDEDLPFSERIIKPIAEEIIKAISNIFPKGENEQNQLQETLFQAGIKMPAREYNIMKILVSLLFGVFGSVFFSFNGGVNIFKNILGFIGGTLFGYIIMVYLLQRRLRIRQENMEKQFPEFLDLLCVCIESGLGFDQAVQYVVKEYKSELSDEFKTVVRDISLGSTRKNALLELQKRATFEQLKTFNSAVIQADEMGISLKKILNAQSYNARETRKQKIEEEVQKLPVKILFPMLFFIFPIIFVVLLYPAITSVLGTLSGTSI, from the coding sequence ATGTTATATATAATAGTGTTTTTAATGGGTGTTTTGGCTTATTCCCTAGTAATTATATTACTTGGGAAAAAGTCTTACAGAACACAGATGTTAAAAGATAGAATAGATAAATATAGAAAAGTAAGTGTAGACAGAAAAGATGATTTTGATGAAGATTTGCCTTTTTCTGAGAGAATTATAAAACCTATTGCTGAAGAAATAATCAAGGCGATATCAAATATATTTCCTAAGGGCGAAAATGAACAAAATCAATTACAAGAAACTTTATTCCAAGCGGGGATTAAAATGCCTGCGAGAGAATATAATATAATGAAAATATTAGTTTCCTTATTATTTGGTGTATTTGGATCAGTATTTTTTTCATTTAACGGTGGAGTTAATATATTTAAAAATATCCTAGGATTTATCGGTGGTACACTTTTCGGATATATAATAATGGTTTATTTATTACAAAGAAGATTAAGAATAAGACAAGAAAATATGGAAAAGCAATTTCCGGAGTTTTTAGATTTATTATGTGTTTGTATTGAATCGGGATTAGGATTTGACCAAGCGGTACAATATGTTGTAAAAGAGTATAAATCAGAGTTATCCGACGAGTTTAAGACCGTTGTAAGAGATATTTCTTTAGGTAGTACAAGAAAAAACGCATTGCTTGAATTACAAAAAAGAGCAACATTTGAACAGTTAAAAACATTTAACTCAGCAGTTATTCAAGCTGACGAAATGGGAATTTCACTAAAGAAGATTTTAAATGCTCAGTCATATAATGCAAGAGAAACAAGAAAACAAAAAATTGAAGAAGAAGTTCAAAAGCTTCCGGTAAAAATACTGTTTCCAATGTTGTTTTTCATATTTCCAATAATATTTGTAGTATTGCTATATCCTGCAATCACATCAGTTTTAGGTACTTTGTCAGGAACAAGTATATGA